Proteins encoded together in one Epinephelus lanceolatus isolate andai-2023 chromosome 4, ASM4190304v1, whole genome shotgun sequence window:
- the LOC117259089 gene encoding cobalamin binding intrinsic factor-like, with amino-acid sequence MMKMPALLSAALLLLLLLLPGNLTEISEPVPIEVVVENSLLGTAPETFSTHVVYRGILLGALKRLMSSDANFKFTYTEDPNYGPYLESVNGVAGNDKDHTYWELLVRTPDGKIIRPDVGIGCYIPSAKEQIILRFTTW; translated from the exons ATGATGAAGAtgcctgctctgctctctgctgccctgctgctgctgctgctgctgctccctggGAATCTGACTGAAA TAAGTGAACCAGTTCCCATTGAGGTGGTGGTGGAGAACAGCTTACTAGGCACCGCTCCTGAGACCTTCAGCACTCATGTGGTGTACAGAGGGATCCTGCTGGGTGCACTGAAGAGACTCATGAGCTCCGATGCAAACTTTAA GTTCACGTACACCGAGGATCCAAACTACGGCCCGTACCTGGAGAGTGTGAACGGAGTGGCTGGAAACGATAAAGACCATACGTactgggagctgctggtcaggACTCCAGATGGCAAAATCATAAGACCTGATGTTG GCATTGGATGCTACATTCCCAGTGCGAAGGAGCAAATCATTCTGAGATTTACAACGTGGTGA